GAGTCTGCTTGCGACGGGCGCAGTCCACCACAGCCTCGTCCGCAACGGCCTGCGCAACCGCGCCGGGTTGGTCATCGAGTCGGGCGACCCACGCGAAGTGCACCACGTCGCGACGCTCGTCGGCTACGGCGCGGGCGCGGTGAACCCGTACCTCGCCTACCAGACCATCGAGGACATCGTCGCCGGTCCCGACGGGGCCGAACCGGAGGCGGCCATCGCGGCGTACACGAAAGCGCTCGAAGACGGTCTGCTGAAGACGATGGCGAAGATGGGCATCTCGACGGTCGAAAGCTACCGCGGCGCCCAGATTTTCGAGGCCGTCGGTCTCTCCTCGTCGTTCGTCCGCGAGTACTTCGAGGGCACCGAGATTCGCACGGAGGGTATCGGACTGCCGCAGATAGAGGCCGACCTGCTCACGCGTCACGCCGTCGCCTACGGCGAGGACCCGAAGCTCGAAGTCCAAGGCGAGTACGAGAACCGCTCGGCAGGCATCCACCACCAGTGGAACCCGAAGTCGGTCGGCGCGCTCCAGCGCGCGGTTCGCTCCGGTAGCTACGAGACGTACCAGGAGTTCGCCGAGTTGGTTAACGACCAGAGCGAGGAACTGCAAACCCTCCGCGGGCTGCTGGAGTTCGACTCCGACCGCGACTCCGTCCCCATCGAAGACGTCGAACCCGTCGAGGAGATCGTGAAACGCTTCTCGACGGCGGCGATGAGCCTCGGGTCGCTCTCGCCGGAAGCCCACGAGAACAACTCCATCGCGATGAACCGCATCGGCGGCAAATCCAACTCCGGCGAGGGCGGTGAACCGCCCGAACGCTTCGGCACGGAGAAAGAGTGCAACGTCAAGCAGGTCGCGTCGGGTCGCTTCGGCGTCACCAGCCACTACCTCTCGTCGGCCGACGAGCTACAGATCAAGATGGCTCAGGGGTCGAAACCCGGCGAAGGCGGCCACCTCCCCGGCAAGAAGGTCAACGAGATGATCGCGCACGTCCGCTACTCAACGCCGGGGGTCGGCCTCATCTCGCCGCCGCCGCTGCACGACATCTACTCCATCGAAGACCTCAAACAGCTCATCCACGACCTGAAGGTCGCCAACGAGGACGCCGACATCAACGTGAAACTCGTCTCGGAGGCGGGCATCGGCACCATCGCGGCGGGTGTGGCGAAGGCCAATGCTGATGTAGTACACATCTCCGGCGACTCCGGTGGCACCGGCGCGTCGCCGAAGACGAGCATCAAAAATGCGGGGTTGCCGTGGGAGCTTGGCCTCGCGGAGGCGAACCAGATGCTCTGCGCAACAGGGCTGCGCGACCGCATCCACGTCTCCACCGACGGCGGGATGAAGACGGGCCGCGACGTGGCCATCGCCGCGTTGTTGGGCGCCGAGGAGTACATCTTCGGGACGGCGTCGCTCGTTACCGCAGGCTGCGTGATGGCGCGGCAGTGCCACGAGAACACCTGTCCGGTCGGCGTCGCCACCCAGAACGAGAACCTCCGCAACCGCTTCCCCGGCCAACCCGACCACGTCATCAACTACATGACGTTCATCGCGCAGGAGTTGCGCGAACTGATGGCCGAACTCGGCTTCGAGACGGTCGACGAGATGATTGGCCGCCCCGAGTACCTCCGCCAGCGCGAGACCGACCACGAGAAGGCCAAACATCTCGACCTCTCGGCGGTCCTCGCGCAACCGGCGGGCGACCAGCGCCGGAAGACGCAGGAGCAGTCGCATTCGGACCTCGAGACGCAACTCGACCGCCAGCTCATCGAGGAGGCCGCACCCGTGCTCGAAGACGGCGACCCAGTCCAACTGCGCCACGAGATATCGAACGTCGACCGCGCGGTCGGCGCGATGCTCTCGGACCGCATCTCACAGCGATACGGCGGTGAAGGCCTATCGGACGACACCGTCACCTGCGAGTTCGACGGCGTCGCCGGACAGAGCTTCGGCGCGTTCCTCGCCCCGGGCGTGACGATGCGCCTCACCGGCGCAGCCAACGACTACGTCGGCAAGGGGCTCTCGGGCGGAAAAGTGGTCGTCGAGACGCCCGCGGAGGCCAACTACGCTCCCGACGAGAACGTCCTCATCGGCAACGTCGCGCTGTACGGCGCGACGCAGGGCGAGCTGTACGTCAACGGCGTCGCGGGCGAACGCTTCGCCGTCCGCAACTCGGGCGTGAAAGCCGTCGTCGAAGGCGTCGGCGACCACGGCTGCGAGTACATGACCGGCGGCGTCGTCGCTGTGCTCGGCGGGACAGGGCGGAACTTCGCCGCGGGGATGTCCGGAGGCGTCGCCTACGTCTACGATCCCGACGAGACGCTCGAAGCGCGGGCCAACACCGAGATGGTATCGCTCTCGCGGGAACTCGAAACGGGCGACGAGGCGATGTTGCGCCGCCTCGTCGAGAACCACGCCGACTACGCCGACAGCGAACGTGCGGCCTCGCTTTTGGCGGAGTGGGCGAACGAGGTGGGCAACTTCACGAAGGTGATGCCGGACGCGTACGCGAAGGTCATCGCCGAGGAGGGCCGCGCCGACGTGCGCGACGAACTGCCCGCCCCGGCGGGGTCCGTCGAAGACGCCCGCGCCGACCAGGAGATAGCGCGGAGCGACGACTGAGCGTCGGCGCCGAGCGTCACCTCGTCGCTCACCTCCGAGCGTACTCCGGCGCCGAATGCGAGATGAACGCACCGTTCCGTTCGACGCTGTCGAGTACCGTCGCTTCTTTCGACGCGGTGGATTACCGTTGTTCCCTCGTGATAGATTATCAGTTGCGTAAGTCTCACTTTTTCGGATGTATTTGTTGAACTTCGCAAAATACGTAGCGACATCTATACACGAATGTACGCTCACTCTGAATTGGATTTATACTATGTCGTACTGTCGGAACCCATAGAGATGGAAAAAAACGACTTCTCGGCCGATTCGACCGGACGCACAGTTGGACGCCGCACCGCGCTCAAGACGCTCGGAGCGGCCGCCGGACTCTCCGTCGGACTCCCCTTCGTCGGCAGTTCCGACGCCTCCGCGCAGCAGGAGCGCGTGGTGGTCGAAGAGTTCGAGTACGGAACGCAGCAACTCGGGAACCGATACCAGTTCCTGGACGGGCAGCAAGGCGTTTCGACGGCACAGAGCGTCTCGAAATCGGGGTCGCAGTCTCTGCGGATAAACGGCGTGGACTCCGGCGTGTACGCGTCGTCGCTGCCGGAGGCGCCGACGCGGGGCGACACGTTCTCGTACTGGGTTCGCGCGACGGGCGGTGCGGACACCCTCAACTTCGGGTACGCCGTCGACGACCCGAACAACCAGTACTACGTCAAACTGCAACTCCCCCAGAACAGCGCCTTCCTCTACAAGGAAGTCAACGGAGCGAAGTCGGTAGTCGCGCAGTCGAATATGGGGTTCACGCTCGGCCAGAACAACTGGTATCGGGTGCTGGTCCAGTGGCAGGAGTCGGGGAGGCACACCGTCATCGTTGTCGACGGCGCCGGAACGCCGATCACCCGATTCTCGGGGATGGACTCGCAGTACGACAGCGGCGGCGTCGGCTTCTACGCCTACCTCGCCTCCGGCGGGAGCGCGTTCTACGACTCGCTCGCGAAAGCCTCGTCGAGCGGATCGGGTGGTTCGAACGGGTCGAGCGGGTCGAACGGGTCGAACAACTCCACCGCGGGGAGTCGATAGCGAGTCAACAACCGCTCGGGCGGGAAACAACTGATACGACGCCGACCCTACCGTACCTATGGCACCGCGACCCAACGACGACCTCACAGACAGCATCGTGTATATCGCGCGGACCGCGCTCGGCGACGCGCTCCGGAGCGTCATCTACTTCACGCCCGACGAGTTCGAGGTGCTGTATCTGCGCCCGGAGCTCTATGCCGGCGACAAGTCGCGCGCTCGTACAGTGAAGGAACCGCTGGTCGAGAACGAACGCCTCGGATTCACCTTGCACGAGACGTATAACAGACTGGCCGAGGAAGCCGCCCCTCAGCCGAATATCGGCGAGTACGAGTACACGATACGCGTCTTCTCGGAGGGAATTCTCTGCCGCGTGCTCGGCGGCGGCCACGGCGTCATCATCACCACCGACGAGTTGGACATCACCGAGTTCGAAGCGCAAGCGGTGAGCCTTCGCTCATTGCTCGCGGAGACGGAAGAGGAGTAAAAGCTACCGGAGGCGTGTACGCAGTGCGCCCGCCCGACTCACGGTTTTAACGGTGGCGTCCATTCGACCAACCATGCCAGAGCTAGGTGACGACGCGCCCGATTTCGAGCTGCAGAGCACCGCCGGCGAATCGATTTCGCTCTCGGAGACGCTCGACTCCGGCCCGACGGTCGTGCTCGTCAACCGCGGTCACTGGTGTAGCTTCTGCGCCGAACAGCTCCAGACGTTCAGCGAGGTTTCCTACGACCTCTAGTTCAACGAGGATGTCGACATCCTCCCAATAGTCGTCGACTCCATCGGACCGGTCACCGAGATGCGCGACCGCTACGACCTCGACGTGCAACTGCTGGCCGACCCCGACGGCGAGGCAGCCGAGAAGTACAGCGGCACCGAGCAGACGAGTCACGGACTGACCGGTATCGCGGCGGCGTACGTCGTCGACGAGGACGGTGTCGTCCAGTACGGACAGGTCGCAGACCACCCCGCCGACCGGACGTACGGCAACTGGATCCGCTACTTCATCCGCAACGACTACGAGGACCCGTTCGAGGGCTGACGACGAGAAACACTGACGCTCGCGGGCGGCGGGCGTTCACGAGTCGGTAGCACCCGCCCACCGAGACGGCCTGATGGGGGCCACGTCTTCTCCATTTTCCTCCGCGCCACGATACTACCAGCCGAAGCGCTCCGTCTCTCTGCGCCGAGTCCGACGCCGCGCCGTGTTCCGCTTGACGTACGCTTTTCGCGTTCGCCGTCCAGCGGAACATATGAAAACCGCTCTCTGTATCGGCGGAACGCGCTTCGTCGGCCGCCACACCGTCGAGGAGCTGCTCGCACACGACTACGACGTGACGACGTTCACCCGCGGCATCCACGACGACCCCTTCGCCGACCGCGCGGGCGTCTCGCACATCCCCGGCGACCGGACCGATCGCGACGCGTTGGAGTCGGCGGCGGCCGAAGTCGCTCCCAGCGTGGTCATCGACTTCTGCGCGTACCACCCCCGAGAGGTGAAGACCGCGACCGAGGTTTTCGTCGATGCTCGCTACGTGTACGTCTCCAGCGGCAGCGCCTACGCTCGTCCCGACGTGCCGATGCGCGAGAACGGGACGCCGATACACGACTGTACGCCCGAGCAGGCCACCGACGACTCCGCCGAGAGCTACGGCCCCAGAAAAGCCGAGGGAGACAGGGCGGTCGCCGTCGCCGCGGTCGAGGGCGTCGAGGCGATGGCGGTCCGCCCGATGCTCGTCTACGGCCCACACGACTACACCGAACGCTTCGCATACTGGGTCGGCCGCGTCGCCGAGTACGACCGCGTCCTCGTTCCCGGAGACGGGGGCAGTCTCCTCCACCGTTCGTACGTCGAGGACGTGGCGCGCGCCCTCAGAATTGTCGCCGAGGAGGGCGAACCCGGCGAGGCGTACAACGTCGCCGACAGAAACGCGTTCTCGCTTTCCGAGTCGCTTGAGTTGGTCGCCGACGCGCTCGACACAGAGGTCGATGTCGTCGGCGCGAGCGAGCGCGAGTTGGCCGCTGTGGGCCTCGAACCGGCGGATTTCCCGCTGTACACGCCGCGACCGATGCTCGTGTCGACCGAGAAACTCGCTTCACTGGGCTGGGAGTCGACGCCGAAAGCCGACGCCGTCGCCGCGACGGCGACTGCGCACGTCGAAAACGGCCGCGACGGGGCGGAGAATGGTCCAGCGAGGAAAGACGAGGAGAAGGTGTTGGAGGCTATGGAGGAAACGTCTGCGTAGTCAGGTCGATCGGCACGACTCCAGATACTGTTTGCGAGAGACGGTGTACCGGTGGAGGTCACGCACCTCGTCGCCCTTCGGAATCCAGTTGCGGAGGATGCCGTCGTACTGGCCGCCGTGTTCCTCGACGTAGCGTTCGATGGCTCGCTTCGACTTCTCGTTGCCATCTTGGTGTGCCGCACCGACGAGTTCGAGGTCCAGTCGCTCGAAAGCCAACTCGAACAGCGCCGCCGCGCGCTCGCCGGAGTAACCGCGGCCCCAGAACGGTTTCCGCAGCCAGATACCGAGTTCTGCCGAGCGGCGTTTCCAGCCGAGGTGGAGGTTCGTGACGCCTGCGAAGTCGTCGACGTCGGCTTCTCTCGAATAGACGACGTAGGTCGCTTGCTCTCTCTCGTCCCACTGGTATTCGACGTCGACCAGATAGTCGTGCGTCTCCTTGAACGTTCGGTGGGGGTCCCACATCGTATACCGACTTAGTTCGTCTACGTTTGAGGCGTTGCGGCCCACGTGTCGATAGAGTTCTCTCGCGGAGAGATTATCGCGGCAGAGTTGAACGAGTCGGAGGTGGTCGGTCTCGATTTCGCTCGGGAACATACGGTTCGGTTAGCAGCTTGATAGATGAGCGTTGTCGTGGCGTGTGAACGGCTCACGTTCCGAATCGAATGACGGCCAATCGAACCGACACTCGTACACTTTTCATCCCGCCGCACCGAGCGAGAAGCGACATGAGCGACTCAGCACTCGTCGTCGGCGGGACGCGCTTCATCGGCCGCCACGTCGTCGACGACCTCCTCGAAAACGGCTACGAGGTCACCATCTTCAACCGCGGCAACCACGAGAACCCCTTCGCCGACGACGACCGGGTCAGTCGAGTCGAGGGCGACCGGACGAACCGAGCGGACCTCGAACGCGCCCGCGACGAAGCGGAGCCGAACATCGTCGTCGACTGCGTCGCGTACAAACCCGCCGAGGTCGAGGAGGCGGTCGACGTGTTCGCCGACGTCGACGGCTACGTCTACATCTCCAGCGGTGGCGCCTACGGATCGGAGGAGATACCGAAGCGCGAGGGCGTCACCGAACTCTGCGACTGCACGCCCGAGCAAGCCACCGACGACTCCGCCGAGAGCTACGGTCCGCGAAAGGCCGAGGGGGACCGCGTCATCTTCGAGGCCGCCGAGCGCGGAGTCAACGCAACCTCCGTCCGCCCGTGTATCGTCTACGGGCCGCACGACTACACCGAGCGACTCGACTACTGGCTGGACCGCGTCGACAACTACGACCGCGTGCTGGTGCCGGGCGACGGCACCAACATCTGGCACCGCGCCTACGTCGAGGACGTGGCCAGTGCCCTCAGAATCGTCGCCGAATCGGGCGAACCGGGCGAGGCGTACAACGTCGGCGACCAGCGGCTCGTCACGCTCGCAGAGATGGTGGAGGTCATCGCCGACACCGCGGACACGGAGATAGAAGTCGTCCACGCGGGCGAGCGCGAACTCGCCGCCGCGGAGCTCGAACCGACGGATTTCGTCCTCTACCGACCATACCCGCACGTCCTCGACACGAACAAGCTGAGCGGGTTGGGCTGGGAGTCGACGTCCGTCGACGAGGCGATGCGCCGCACGGTCGAGGAACACCGCGAGAGCGACCGCGACGGCTCCGAACACGACCCCGGCCGCGAGGCCGAAGAGCGGGTGCTGGGCGTATTGGATACGATATAAAAACGAACCGTTCGACCGCTCCGTTTCGTTTTCTGCCCGACTCAGAACCCGAACCGCTCGTGGTTCATCTCGGGTACTTCCTCTTCGAGCCACTCGCGGAACCACTTGACGCGCTTCAGGCGGCGGTGGGCGACGCTCTCTGCAGTGTCGCTCTCGATGCGACGGGAGGCGTCGACGCCGCGCTGGAGCACGCGTTCGACCATCTCGGCGGCGTCCATGTGTGTGCGGGCCTCGTAGCCCATCCGGAGCAGCATGAGCGCCGTGCCGTTCGCGCCGACTTTGTCGAGGATGTCGGCCTCGATGAGACACTGCGTCTCCAGCGACACGTCCGAGAGCGGACCCTGATACGAGTGGTCTTCGATGGCGTGGCTGACTTCGTCGACGAACGACTGCGGGAAGTCGCCGTGCGAGGTGAGATACTCGCGGGCGACGCGCGCGCCTTCTTCGGCGTGGACGTCCTGGTCGGCGTCGAGTTTCGCGATGTCGTGAAACAGCGCCGCGACGGCGACGACGTCGACGTCGGCGTTCTCGCGCTCGGCGATGTGGGTCGCGAGCGCGACCACGTTGATGATGTGGTTGAACCGGTAGTCGGCGCTGTGCCACGGGTACCACCGCATCCGTCCGCCGTCGTCCTCGTTCTCCACGCTGGCGGCGAGATAGTCGTAGACGAACCGCTTCATCTCCTCGAACTGTTCCTCCGTGACTTCCGTCTCTTTTATCTCGACCCCCACGGAGTCCACCTCCGATGGGAAGGGCTTTCAGTCATTGTTGCCCAAAGAGAGGGTCGTTTCGCTCTTAGGCGTTACGACAGGGCCGACGGCTCCGAAACTCCGGCGTCGACGACCGCCGTCGCGGCCGACGGGTCGCTCTCGACCGGAGCCCCGCGTGCGAATCCGCCGCAAAGCGAACCCGTAAGTGGACTCGACGGTTCCGAACGCGTATGACCGAGTTGCTCTACCTCGACGACACCGACGTCCGCGAGTTCGAGGCGACGGTCGAACGCGTCCTCGACGACAGAGCCGTCCTCGACCGCACCGCGTTCTATCCGACCGGCGGCGGGCAGCCGAACGACACCGGAACGCTCCGTCTCGCCGGCGTCGATGCGGGTAACGACGCGCAGGACGACGCGGGCGCGGCGTCCGAAACGTGGACCGTCACCGACGTCTCGAAGAAGGATACGGTGTACCACACGCTATCGGGGACGCCGCCCGAAGAAGGCGCGACGGTCACCGGCCGACTCGACTGGGAGCGTCGGTACTCGCACATGCGATACCACACCGCCCAACATCTCCTCTCGGCGCTGCTCCTCTCGGAGTACGACGCCGAGACGACGGGGAACCAACTGTACGCCAACCGCGCGTATCTCGACTGCGCGTACGAACGATTCGACGAGACGGATCTCGCCGACATCGAAACGAGGATGAACGACCTCGTCGACGACGCGATGGACGTTCGGTGGTACGTGATGGACCGCGAGGAGGCCGAAGCGTCGCTCGACCCCGAGCGGACCCGTCTCAGTTTACTCCCGGACTCCATCACCGAGATTCGGTTGGTCGAAATCGGTCCCGAGGACGACCCGTACGACCGGACCGCCTGCGCGGGCACCCACGTCGATAACACGGACGAACTCGGCACCGTCGAGATGACGGGCCGAGAGACGAAAGGCGGCGAGAAAGAGCGCGTGAAGTTCCGACTCGTCTAGCGCTCCCTTCGGGAGGTATCCGAGGTCGACTCCGGAACGCAGATCCACGCGCCGGGTCGTACCCGGATTCGGTAGTCGAGCGACCGCAGTAGCGACGCGATCTCGTCGGTTCGATCCTCGCCGCCCTCG
This genomic stretch from Haloprofundus salilacus harbors:
- the gltB gene encoding glutamate synthase large subunit produces the protein MTKPHTDTRRVGLADPADERSNCGVGAVMDLDGGASHDVLADGLELLVNLEHRGTTGAEENTGDGAGVMIQRPDEFFEEELDYDLPDLWAVGSIFFPQDDDQRERVVDVVEEALAEHGLDAFHWRDVPTDNADLGATALESEPDVWQLFVRPSDDSTDTEAFDRSLYVGRRAAENAVDDSGIEGSGRFYVCSLSRKTLVYKGLLKAEQLPTYYPDLRDGRMKSALAMVHARFSTNTLGAWHLAHPYRNVVHNGEINTIRGNVNWMRARETELEHPEFGSDIETIKPVTHADQSDTASVDNVVELLLQGGRDLPHVLRMLIPEAYRNDPAMDEGRRDWYDFHASLVEPWDGPALVAATDGERIAAVLDRNGLRPCRYDVTTDNRLVMASEVGALDHDPSEIESRGRLQPGQLFMADPEEGRVIPDEEVFDSLVDEKYGEWVRDEQRHLSAFADPEAFGTHDPVDSLRAQQVAFGYTQDQLNHLIEPMARQGKDPVGSMGDDTPLSVLSDFNRPLFTYFKQLFAQVSNPPIDYIREKLVTSLESRLGNQQNMLAESPEHARQLVLDSPIVTDEQTAGIKNLDGSDGLRSETLDMTYERGEAELEAAVERLRDDAREAIEGGADIVVLSDRAAGPDRVPIPSLLATGAVHHSLVRNGLRNRAGLVIESGDPREVHHVATLVGYGAGAVNPYLAYQTIEDIVAGPDGAEPEAAIAAYTKALEDGLLKTMAKMGISTVESYRGAQIFEAVGLSSSFVREYFEGTEIRTEGIGLPQIEADLLTRHAVAYGEDPKLEVQGEYENRSAGIHHQWNPKSVGALQRAVRSGSYETYQEFAELVNDQSEELQTLRGLLEFDSDRDSVPIEDVEPVEEIVKRFSTAAMSLGSLSPEAHENNSIAMNRIGGKSNSGEGGEPPERFGTEKECNVKQVASGRFGVTSHYLSSADELQIKMAQGSKPGEGGHLPGKKVNEMIAHVRYSTPGVGLISPPPLHDIYSIEDLKQLIHDLKVANEDADINVKLVSEAGIGTIAAGVAKANADVVHISGDSGGTGASPKTSIKNAGLPWELGLAEANQMLCATGLRDRIHVSTDGGMKTGRDVAIAALLGAEEYIFGTASLVTAGCVMARQCHENTCPVGVATQNENLRNRFPGQPDHVINYMTFIAQELRELMAELGFETVDEMIGRPEYLRQRETDHEKAKHLDLSAVLAQPAGDQRRKTQEQSHSDLETQLDRQLIEEAAPVLEDGDPVQLRHEISNVDRAVGAMLSDRISQRYGGEGLSDDTVTCEFDGVAGQSFGAFLAPGVTMRLTGAANDYVGKGLSGGKVVVETPAEANYAPDENVLIGNVALYGATQGELYVNGVAGERFAVRNSGVKAVVEGVGDHGCEYMTGGVVAVLGGTGRNFAAGMSGGVAYVYDPDETLEARANTEMVSLSRELETGDEAMLRRLVENHADYADSERAASLLAEWANEVGNFTKVMPDAYAKVIAEEGRADVRDELPAPAGSVEDARADQEIARSDD
- a CDS encoding DUF7522 family protein, whose translation is MAPRPNDDLTDSIVYIARTALGDALRSVIYFTPDEFEVLYLRPELYAGDKSRARTVKEPLVENERLGFTLHETYNRLAEEAAPQPNIGEYEYTIRVFSEGILCRVLGGGHGVIITTDELDITEFEAQAVSLRSLLAETEEE
- a CDS encoding NAD-dependent epimerase/dehydratase family protein, whose translation is MKTALCIGGTRFVGRHTVEELLAHDYDVTTFTRGIHDDPFADRAGVSHIPGDRTDRDALESAAAEVAPSVVIDFCAYHPREVKTATEVFVDARYVYVSSGSAYARPDVPMRENGTPIHDCTPEQATDDSAESYGPRKAEGDRAVAVAAVEGVEAMAVRPMLVYGPHDYTERFAYWVGRVAEYDRVLVPGDGGSLLHRSYVEDVARALRIVAEEGEPGEAYNVADRNAFSLSESLELVADALDTEVDVVGASERELAAVGLEPADFPLYTPRPMLVSTEKLASLGWESTPKADAVAATATAHVENGRDGAENGPARKDEEKVLEAMEETSA
- a CDS encoding GNAT family N-acetyltransferase; amino-acid sequence: MFPSEIETDHLRLVQLCRDNLSARELYRHVGRNASNVDELSRYTMWDPHRTFKETHDYLVDVEYQWDEREQATYVVYSREADVDDFAGVTNLHLGWKRRSAELGIWLRKPFWGRGYSGERAAALFELAFERLDLELVGAAHQDGNEKSKRAIERYVEEHGGQYDGILRNWIPKGDEVRDLHRYTVSRKQYLESCRST
- a CDS encoding NAD-dependent epimerase/dehydratase family protein; amino-acid sequence: MSDSALVVGGTRFIGRHVVDDLLENGYEVTIFNRGNHENPFADDDRVSRVEGDRTNRADLERARDEAEPNIVVDCVAYKPAEVEEAVDVFADVDGYVYISSGGAYGSEEIPKREGVTELCDCTPEQATDDSAESYGPRKAEGDRVIFEAAERGVNATSVRPCIVYGPHDYTERLDYWLDRVDNYDRVLVPGDGTNIWHRAYVEDVASALRIVAESGEPGEAYNVGDQRLVTLAEMVEVIADTADTEIEVVHAGERELAAAELEPTDFVLYRPYPHVLDTNKLSGLGWESTSVDEAMRRTVEEHRESDRDGSEHDPGREAEERVLGVLDTI
- a CDS encoding HD domain-containing protein, giving the protein MGVEIKETEVTEEQFEEMKRFVYDYLAASVENEDDGGRMRWYPWHSADYRFNHIINVVALATHIAERENADVDVVAVAALFHDIAKLDADQDVHAEEGARVAREYLTSHGDFPQSFVDEVSHAIEDHSYQGPLSDVSLETQCLIEADILDKVGANGTALMLLRMGYEARTHMDAAEMVERVLQRGVDASRRIESDTAESVAHRRLKRVKWFREWLEEEVPEMNHERFGF
- a CDS encoding alanyl-tRNA editing protein; this translates as MTELLYLDDTDVREFEATVERVLDDRAVLDRTAFYPTGGGQPNDTGTLRLAGVDAGNDAQDDAGAASETWTVTDVSKKDTVYHTLSGTPPEEGATVTGRLDWERRYSHMRYHTAQHLLSALLLSEYDAETTGNQLYANRAYLDCAYERFDETDLADIETRMNDLVDDAMDVRWYVMDREEAEASLDPERTRLSLLPDSITEIRLVEIGPEDDPYDRTACAGTHVDNTDELGTVEMTGRETKGGEKERVKFRLV